TTCAGGGGGCCGACCTGACCTTCAGCGCCACCACAGATCGCCGCGCCGCGCTCGCTGGCTGCGACGGCGTGCTCTCCAGCTACCGCCCCGGCGGCTTCGAGGCCCGCGCCCTGGACGAGCGCATTCCCCTGTCGCACGGCGTGGTCGGGCAGGAGACGCAGGGGGCCGGGGGCTTCTTCATGGCGCTGCGGGCCGTGCACGTGGCGCGGGGCCTGGTCGCGGACATGGAAGCCGTGTGCCCCGACGCATGGCTGTTCAATTACACCAACCCCGTAAATATCGTTGCCCAGGCGGTCGCCGACCACTCGCCCATCCAGGTGGTGTCGCTCTGCGAGGGGCCGATCGTCTTCCCGCAGGAAATCGCAGAACTGGCGGGTCTCGACCCGGCCCTGGTGAGGGCCACCATGGTCGGCCTGAATCACGCGTGCTGGAGCGCGGAGGCGACCTACGACGGAGTGCCGATGCTGCCCCTCCTGGCCGCCCGTCTCGACGGCGACCTGCCCGACGTCTGGGCGCGGCGCTGGATCGAACTGGCCGTGGCGATGGACGCCCTTCCGGCGTCTTACATGAAGTACTACTACTTCGAGGCGGAGATGGTCGCGGAACTCCGTGCGAAGGCCACGACCCGCGCCCAGGACATCCAGGCCGAGGTGCCGGACTACTGGATCCACTACCGTGAGCAGCTCACGTCGCCCGCGCCGACCCTGATCCCCGAGCGCTCACGCGGCGGCATCTTCGAGCTGGAGGTCGCCGTGGACGTCATGGACGCGCTGTTCAACGACCGTGCCGAGGTCTGGCCGTGCAACGTCGTGAACCACGGGGCGCTGGCCGACTTCCCCGACTCGCAGGTCATCGAGGGGCCGTGCGTGGTGGATGCGCGCGGCGTGCGACCGGTGGCCGGTCACCGCGTTCCCCCGGCCGCCCGGGCCCTGACCGGGGCGCTGGGCGAGTACCAGCAGCTCGCTGCCGACGTGGCATGGAACGGCACGCGGAAGCAGGCCGTGCAGGCGCTGGTCAGCCACCCGCTGGTGCGGACGCTGCCGCTGGCGCAGACGCTGTATGCCGAACTCGCCCACGCGCACCGGGCGTGGCTGCCGGAGCGGCTGTGGTGAGCGCGGGCGTCCAGATCCTCCCGGATGCTCAGGCCCTGGCCCTGGCCGGGGCAGGGGCCGACTGGCTGGCCCGCCGGATCGAGCACAAGCCCGATCTGACGATCCTCGTCGCCACCGGTCAGACCCCCATGGGCATGTACGCGGCGCTGGCCGCACGGGTGCAGGCGGGCACGCTGGACTGCTCACGGGTCACCGCTGTGCAGCTCGACGAGTACGTGGGTCTGGAACCGGGCGATCCCCGGAGCCTGAGCGGGTGGATGGAGCGGGCCTTCGTCGTCCCGCTGGGCCTCCGGAACGTCGTGCCGCTGGATGACCCGGCGACCTTCACGGCGCGGCTGCGCGATCTGGGCGGCGTGGACGTGGCGATCCTGGGCCTCGGGCCGAACGGGCACCTGGGCTTCAACGAGCCGCCCAGTGGCCCGGACGCCCCGACGCGCGAGGTCACGCTGACACCGGAGAGCGTGGCGAGCAACCGCGGGTACTGGGACGGGCTGGCCGTGCCCACCCACGCCATCACGGCCGGCATGGACGTGATCCTGGCAGCCCGCGAGACGCTGCTGCTCGTCAGCGGGGCCCACAAACGGGCCATCCTGGGAGCGGCGCTGGACGGGCCAGAGACACCGGACGTCCCCGCGAGCTTCCTGCGCCGCACGGCCCTGACCGTGCTGGCCGACCGGGACGCCCGGCCGTGACGGAGCCCGTGGACGCCGTTCTGGGCATCGACGCCGGGAACACCAAGACGGTCGCGCTGGTCATGGAGACCACGGGGCGGGTGCTGGGGTGGGGGCGGGCCGGTTCCGCGAACATCTACACGTCGGTGCCGGGTGCGCTGGGCAGTGTCGCCCACGCAGCGCAGGCGGCGCTGGAGCACGCGGGACGGCAGGGCCACCCCCTGCGGGCGACCGTGCTGAGTGCCAGCGGCGCGGACTGGCCCGAGGACTTCACGCTGCTGCGCGGTGCCCTGATGAGCTGGGGCTGGGCAACCACCTCAGACGTCGTGAATGACGCCGTGGGCGCGCTGCGGGCCGGATCGGTGGACGGTCTGGGCGTGGCCGTGGTGTGCGGCACGAGTTCCGGCACCGCCGCCCGCGCCGAGGGCGGCACGCCGTGGCATTCCTCGTACTGGCAGGAGCCCGAGGGGGCGGAGGACCTGGCCCGGCAGACGCTGCGGGCCGTGTACCGCGCCCACCTGGGGATCGACCCGCCCACCTCCCTGAGCCGGTCTGTACTGGCGCTGCTGGACTGCCCGGACGTGCCCGCGCTGCTGCACCGCGTGACCGGGCGGGAGCAGCCGCCCGTGCCCAATCCCGGCCGGCTGGCCCGCGCCCTGCTCGACGCCGCCGACGCCGGCGACCCCACCTGCCGCCGCATCGCGGTGCGGCACGGCGAGGCCCTGGGCGACTATGCCCTGGCGGCGGCTCGAATGGTGGGCCTGCACGGCGACTACCGGCTGGTCACCTCCGGCGGCGTGATGCGTCATGCCAGTCCGGTGCTGCGTGACGCCCTGGTGCAGCGCGTCCAGGCCGCGCACCCGGCGGTCACGTGGCACGCCGCTGCCCTGGAGCCCGTGTGCGGGGCGGCGCTGCTGGCGGCGGAACTCGCGGGCATGACCGTCACCGCCCGGGCGTACGCCACGCTGGCCGCCACCGTCCCACACGCCCGGGTGTTCGAGACATGAGCCGGAGCGTCCGCGATTCTGCGAGGGGCCAGTCCGTCACGACCGGTTCCTCCACCGCTCCAGTCCGCGCTGGTGCTCGTACCCGCGTCGTTCGCCCCTCGTCGTCGACCCACCGGAGGCGCGCGTGACCACCACCCTGAGTGCCCTGTCCATCTATCCCGTGAAGTCGTGTGCGGGCCTGCGGCTCACCGAGGCGACTGCCGAGCCGCGCGGCCTGACGGGCGACCGCCGCTGGGCGCTGGTCGGGCCACGCGGCCGCCTGCTCACGCAGCGCGACCTGCCCCGCATGCAGGTGATCGAACCCGTGTGGGACGGCACGTTACGCGGCCTGCGTGCGCCCGGTCTGCCGGATCTGGACCTGCCGCCCGAACCGCAGGGGGGGCGGGTTCCGGCCACGCTGTGGGGCGGTGCGATCGGCGGCCTGGTGGTCAGTCCGGCTGCCCCGGCGTGGCTGGAGGCGGTGCTGGGCATGCCCTGCGACCTCATCGCCCTGCCCGGAGATGCGGACCGCTGGCAGGAGGGCAAGCCCTACCGCGCTCCCCTGGGCTACGCCGACGGCAATCCCTACCACCTCGTCACCACGGCGTCGGTCGACACGCTGGGCGGGGCAGCCCGCTCGCCGCTGGATTTCCGGCCCAATGTGGTGATCGAGGGCACGCTCCCCTTCGAGGAGGACGGCTGGCGACGCGTGCAGATCGGCGCGGCCACCTTCCAGGTCGTCGAGTCCTGCGCCCGCTGCGGGGTCGTGAACGTCGATCCACACGGCACCATGACCGCCGAGCCGCTGCGTACGCTGTCGCGCCGGCGCCGTCAGGGCCGGCATGTCCTGTTCGGCCAGCACCTCATCCTGGAGGGGGGCGGCGCGGACCTGCGCATCGGGGACGCCGTGACCGTGCTGGAATCGTCTCCGGAACCCAATCCCTGTTACGCGTGACCCCCAGATCCCAGGAGGCCTCCATGTCCAGCATCCAGCAGCTCATCCACACGGTCGAGGTCGCGTACGCGCACCGGCCCGACATCGCTCGCACCTTCGCCCGCTGCCTGCCCAACAGTCTGGACACGGCCATGCAGCCCCACCCGGACGGCACCTTCGTGATCACCGGGGACATTCCCGCCATGTGGCTGCGCGACGCCGCCGCGCAGGTGTGGCCGTACCTGCCGCTGTGCACGGACGATCCGGCGCTGCGCGACCGCGTCGCCGGCGTGATCCGCGTGCAGGCCCGGCAGCTCCTGACGGATCCCTACGCCAACGCCTTCAACGCCACGCCCAGTGGTGCCGGACACGCCGGCGACCAGCCCGAACGCGATCCCCTGGTGTGGGAGCGCAAGTTCGAACTCGACTCGCTGTGTTACCCGATCCGGCTGGCGTACGGATACTGGCGGCACACCGGCGACGCCGCGCCGCTGCACGGCGAGTTCCACCGCGCGCTGCGGGTGGTCATCGACGTGATGCGCGTCGAGCAGCGCCACGAGGACCTCAGTCCGTACCGCTTCTGGCGGCCGGGGACGGTGCCGGCCACCGACAACATGCCGGGCGGCCGGGGTGCCCCGGTGCGGCCCTGCGGCCTGATCTGGAGCGCGTTCCGGCCCAGCGACGACGCGTGTGAGCGGAACTACCACGTGCCGGGCAACATGATGGCCGCCGTGGAACTCGGCCACGCCGCGGAACTCCTGCGCGTGCTGGGCGACGATGCCCTCGCGGTCGAGGCCGACGTCCTGGCCCGCGAGGTGCGGGCGGCGATCGAGGCGCATGCGGTCGTCGAGCATCCCGAGTACGGCCGCATATACGCCTACGAGACCGATGGCCTGGGCCACCACGTCCTGATGGACGACGCGAACGTGCCCAGCCTGCTGGCCGCACCGTACCTGGGCTACGTGCCGGCCGACGATCCCACGTATGTGAATACCCGCCGGTTCGTGCTCGGTGCCGACAACCCGTACTTTGCCCGTGGCCGCTGCGCCCACGGGGTCGGCAGTCCCCACACGCCTGCCGGGTATGTGTGGCCGATCGGGCTGGCGATGGCCGGCCTGACCGCGGCCACGGCCACCGAACGCCTGGCGGCCGTGGACATGCTCGTCACGACCACCGCCGGCACCGACCTGATGCACGAGAGCTTCCACCCGGACGACCCCGCACAGTTCACCCGCCCGTGGTTCGGGTGGGCCAACGGTCTGTACGCCGAACTCGTGCTGGCGACCCTGGACACGGCCGGCTGATCACGTGACCGCCCCGGCCGCACCGGTCACGCCCCAGACCCGGTGCCGGAGGCCGGACGGTGCGGCAGGCTGAAGGAGAAGCTGGCGCCCTGATCCGGGTGCCCCTCGGCCCAGACCTGGCCTCCGTGTTTCTCCACGATGCGCTTGACGTTGGCCAGCCCGATCCCGGTGCCCTCGAATTCGTCGACGTGGTGCAGGCGCTGGAACACACCAAACAGTTTCGTGGCGTAGCGTGGATCGAAGCCGGCCCCGTTGTCTCGCACGGTGACGATCACGGCGGCCGGGCGGACCTCGGCCCAGACCTCGACGGTCGGCCGCTCGCGGTGGCGGCTGAACTTCACGGCGTTGCTCAGCAGGTTGACCAGCACCTGCCGCAGCAGCCCCGCGTCGGCCTGGACGACTGGCAGGGCACCGATCTGCCAGTGCACCGCCGGCTGCTGTGGGTCGGCCGCCAGCTCCGCCTGGACGGCGCTCACCACGGCGGCCAGATCGACCGGCGCGGTCCTGAGTTCGGCACTGCCGGAGCGGGCCAGCACCAGCAGCGCGTCGATGAGCGCCTCCATGCGCGCCGTGGCCCCCTCGATGATGTCCACGTAGCGCAGCGCCTTCTCGTCTGCGTGGAGGCTGCGGCGCAGCATGCTGGCAAAGCCGCTGATGTGCCGCAGCGGGGCCCGCAGGTCGTGCGAGGCGGTGTACGCGAACGCGCTGAGTTCCTCGTTGGCCGCGTGGAGTTCCCGCGTGCGGTGCTGAACCCGCTGTTCCAGCTCGCCGCTCCACGCGCGCAGTTCCGCCTCGGCCCGCCGCAGCTCCGTGATGTCGGTGTGCAGGCCCACCCACTCGCTCAGCGTGCCGGCCGCATCCAGCAGCGGCACCGCCCGCACCAGGAACGAGCGGTAGGTGCCGTCCGGCACCTGCACGCGCTGCTCGACCTGGTATGGCGAGCGGGTCAGCACGGCGTCCTGCCACGCCTGCACCGCGTGGGCGCGGTCGTCGGGGTGCAGGCGGTCCGCCCAGCCGAACCCGTGGTAGTCGGCCGGCGTCTGGCCGGTCAGGCGGCTCCAGCCGGGCTGGTCGCCGGTCATCTCGCCCTGGGCGGAGTTCGTCCACACGTACTGGTTGGTCGCCTCGATCAGGGCGCGGTAGCGGGCCTCGCTGACCTGCAGGGCCTCCTGGGACGCCCGCTGATCGGTGACGTTGCGGTCGATCTGCAGGATGGCGACCGGCGCGCCGTGCTCGTCCCGGCGGAGGTTCTGCTGGCTGGCGACGATCACCTCGTGGCCGTCGCGGGTGGTGTGGACGAGTTCGCCGGCCCAGACCCCGTGGGCGTGCAGCGCGTCGTCGACCGCGGGGCCAGGGCCATGGACGCGCGGGTGCAGCAGGTCGTGCAGGGGCTGGCCCAGCGCGTCCTGCCGGGCGTGACCGTACAGCGCCTGGGCCGCGACGTTCCACGACGTCACCACGCCGGCCGGGGTGCGCGTGATCACGGCATCCTGGGCCAGATCCAGCAGGTGCGCCTGCTCGCGCTCCACGCTGGCGAGCTGGAGCCGGTCGAGCGCGGCGGCGCACTGCCCCGCCACGGCCAGCAGCAGCGAGCGCTGCGCCGCGTCGAAGGGCTGGTCGCTCGCCCAGCGGTACGTCAGGGCCCCGAGGACACGCTCGCCCGCGTGGAGCGGCAGGGCCGCGACCGCCGCCGTGCCTGCCTCGTGAACCTCGTCGCCGCTGCGGAACAGTGCCGCCTGTATGCGGACGCACTCCGCGTCTGCCACGGGCTGGTTCACCTCCAGTCGCCGGTCGGTGCCGGGCACGGCGGCCCCCAGCCGTGCCAGATCGCCCCGCGCCGTGTCAAGCTGCCACACCCGCGCCTGGGCCGCTCCCAGGGCCGGCCCGCCGGTTCGCGCGATGACTCGGGCCACGTCCGCCGGGGTGCGGGCGGCGGCGAGCGCGGCGGTGAGTTCCGCGAACTGCGCGGCGTCCTCACGGGCGCGGCGCTCCTGCTCGAACAGCCGCGCCCGCATCAGGGCCTGGGCGAGGTTCTCGGCCAGCGCGAGCACGAACAGCCGCTCTGGGCCGGACACCTGATCCTGCTCCCCGAACCCGAAGCTGACGACGCCCAGCACCCGGTCCCCGAAGATCAGGGGGATCGCGGCAATCACCGAGACCGGCGTGGTCCGCCGCACGCCCAGCGCCGCATACCGCGCGTCCACCTCGGCGGCAGTCTGGACGCGTGGGGTGCGGTCCCGGATCACCTCCCACAGCAGGCTGGGTGTGGCGGTCGTGACCCGCTGCCACCCGCGCATGTAGGTCTCGTCGTAGCCCACGTATCCCAGCAGCGTGAGTTCCGTCGTGTCCTCGTCGAGCATGAATACGGTGCCGCTCGAGGCCCGTGTGGCCGCCAGCCCCTGGCGCAGCACCACCCCGGCCGCCTCCGGCGCGGTGAGTGCCCGCGACAGTGCCACCGCCAGGTCATACAGCGCCGCGCTGCGCGTCTCGGCGGTGTGGAGCGCGGTCGCGTCGGTCAGCTGGAGGGCGAGCAGGTCACCGACGGGAAACGTCCGGACGTCCACCCACGCCCACGGGCCGCCGCCCCGGAGCCGGATCGTGGTGGTGCTGGTGTCGCGGGTCAGGACGGCGGCCAGGTCCGGCCACAGCGCGGCCAGCGGCTGACCCGGCTGCAGGGGCCCGAAGTGCCGGACGGCCGCCGCATTCGCATGCCGCACCCAGCCGGCGTCGGCGAGGTCCACCAACAGGGCAGGATCCGGCAGCGCGTCGAACCAGGGCAGGGAAGGAGTGGCAGGCGTCGTCATCGCACGGAAGAAGGCCTGTCCAGTATACGCGGCGCCCAGCGGGCACGGCACCGCCGCGGATCGCGGGCCGTCACGGCTGCGGCGAGGTCTGCAGGTTCCGCCCGGCGGCAGGCTGGTGCCCGCGCAGGAGGTCCGCGCCGTTCCAGTGCAGGGCGTGAATCGTGCACGCCACGTCGACCGCGTGGAAGCTCACGCGCAGCGGCCCCGGTGGGCCGTCGTGCCGGCCGCTGAGCAGGATGTCCTGACCGAGCGGCAGACCGTCGTGGTAGACGTGCTCCTCGTGGCGGTCGTCCGGGGCCGCCAGCACCACGGGCGTCGCCTCGGGCGCATAGGCCAGCAGGGGGCCGCGGCCCACCTGCAGGCCGAAGGCGTAGCACGGCGTGTCCAGCAGGACGTCGGCGGCGGGCCGGAAGACGTCCACGCGGAGGGACACGGACCACGCCCCGGGCGTCACCGTTCCGAAGGTCACGTCGAGACGCGGTGGGGGGGCCGTGGGGCCCCGGCGCACGACGTCGAGCGTGGCGCCCTGCCAGTCCAGCCGGTACCCGTTGGGGGTCGTGCTGCTGCGCGGCTGATCCGGGGCGGGGCCCACCGGGCCTGGCCGCGCCACCCCCGGGACGACGCGCTGCCACGTGAGGGCCCGCGTGTCCGGCAGCGCGGCGCGGGCGCGCGCCGTCAGCTCGGGGTCATGCACGCGCCGGGCGTAGTGCAGGGCCATGGCCGGGCGGGTGGGCAGCAGGGCGGCGGCGAGTGCGCGGCGGATCCGCTGGCGCTCATCCGGCGCCACGCCCCCGGCCAGCGCGACGCGCACGACCTCGCTGCGGAAGGTCAGGCCCGCGTCGGCGTCGTCGTGGGCCCCGGTCAGGGCGGGAAACTGGACGTGGTCGTGCGGCGACGCGTGCGCCAGCAGGCCCATGGCCAGGCCGGCGTGCACGGCGTGGAGGCCACGGTCGCCCAGCAGGGTGGTGGCGAGCTGCGCCGTGAACGGTCCCTGCACCTGGGCAAGGTGCGCCAGCTGCTGGTGGAGGGCGGCGTCCAGAGACCCGTACTGCGAGCGGATCCGGGTGCCGAGTTCCGCCGGGAGCCGGTGGGTCAGGGCCGGAGCGTCCAGGAGGGCGGCGACATACGGCGGCCAGCCCTCGCTGAGCTGGGTGATCCGGGCCGCCCAGCCGTGCACGTGCCCGTCCTCCGCGTCCGGGTGGGCCGCGCGCAGCTGCTGGGCCACGTCCGCCCGGCTCAGCGGGGGCAGCGTGAGCTGGTGCACCCGCGACCAGTCGAGCGCGGGCAGCGACGTGCCCCCCAGGAGACCGGCGGTGGTGGGGGACACGACCACCAGCAGCGGGACGCTCGCGTCCATCAGCAGGCTCAGGGCGGTGCCCAGCCACGCCGGGATCTCCGACAGGTCGTGCAGGGCCAGCAGCACCGGCTGGGTCTGGTTCGACAGCAGGCCGAGCAGCACGTCGAGCCGCTGGTCCGACGCCGCCGACGCGACGGCCGCGTCATGGGCCGCGCGGTCGGCGGCGGGCACCCCGGCGATCAGGTGCCGCAGCAGCAGCTGGATCAGGTGGTCACCCTGCGGCGTGTACTGCAGCTGGATGACCTTCCAGCCGGCCGCCGGCGCCACGCTGGACACGAGGGACCGGGCGCTGCCGCGCTGGCCCCACACGAACACGCACTGCGGCTCGTGGTGCGCG
The Deinococcus sp. AB2017081 genome window above contains:
- a CDS encoding glycoside hydrolase, whose translation is MARVKLAYIGGGSTRAPGTLASFLRQAQNFAGSEIVLHDLDEDRLTLVCALARHMADIQGADLTFSATTDRRAALAGCDGVLSSYRPGGFEARALDERIPLSHGVVGQETQGAGGFFMALRAVHVARGLVADMEAVCPDAWLFNYTNPVNIVAQAVADHSPIQVVSLCEGPIVFPQEIAELAGLDPALVRATMVGLNHACWSAEATYDGVPMLPLLAARLDGDLPDVWARRWIELAVAMDALPASYMKYYYFEAEMVAELRAKATTRAQDIQAEVPDYWIHYREQLTSPAPTLIPERSRGGIFELEVAVDVMDALFNDRAEVWPCNVVNHGALADFPDSQVIEGPCVVDARGVRPVAGHRVPPAARALTGALGEYQQLAADVAWNGTRKQAVQALVSHPLVRTLPLAQTLYAELAHAHRAWLPERLW
- a CDS encoding glucosamine-6-phosphate deaminase — protein: MSAGVQILPDAQALALAGAGADWLARRIEHKPDLTILVATGQTPMGMYAALAARVQAGTLDCSRVTAVQLDEYVGLEPGDPRSLSGWMERAFVVPLGLRNVVPLDDPATFTARLRDLGGVDVAILGLGPNGHLGFNEPPSGPDAPTREVTLTPESVASNRGYWDGLAVPTHAITAGMDVILAARETLLLVSGAHKRAILGAALDGPETPDVPASFLRRTALTVLADRDARP
- a CDS encoding N-acetylglucosamine kinase; this encodes MTEPVDAVLGIDAGNTKTVALVMETTGRVLGWGRAGSANIYTSVPGALGSVAHAAQAALEHAGRQGHPLRATVLSASGADWPEDFTLLRGALMSWGWATTSDVVNDAVGALRAGSVDGLGVAVVCGTSSGTAARAEGGTPWHSSYWQEPEGAEDLARQTLRAVYRAHLGIDPPTSLSRSVLALLDCPDVPALLHRVTGREQPPVPNPGRLARALLDAADAGDPTCRRIAVRHGEALGDYALAAARMVGLHGDYRLVTSGGVMRHASPVLRDALVQRVQAAHPAVTWHAAALEPVCGAALLAAELAGMTVTARAYATLAATVPHARVFET
- a CDS encoding MOSC domain-containing protein, whose protein sequence is MTTTLSALSIYPVKSCAGLRLTEATAEPRGLTGDRRWALVGPRGRLLTQRDLPRMQVIEPVWDGTLRGLRAPGLPDLDLPPEPQGGRVPATLWGGAIGGLVVSPAAPAWLEAVLGMPCDLIALPGDADRWQEGKPYRAPLGYADGNPYHLVTTASVDTLGGAARSPLDFRPNVVIEGTLPFEEDGWRRVQIGAATFQVVESCARCGVVNVDPHGTMTAEPLRTLSRRRRQGRHVLFGQHLILEGGGADLRIGDAVTVLESSPEPNPCYA
- a CDS encoding glycoside hydrolase family 125 protein yields the protein MSSIQQLIHTVEVAYAHRPDIARTFARCLPNSLDTAMQPHPDGTFVITGDIPAMWLRDAAAQVWPYLPLCTDDPALRDRVAGVIRVQARQLLTDPYANAFNATPSGAGHAGDQPERDPLVWERKFELDSLCYPIRLAYGYWRHTGDAAPLHGEFHRALRVVIDVMRVEQRHEDLSPYRFWRPGTVPATDNMPGGRGAPVRPCGLIWSAFRPSDDACERNYHVPGNMMAAVELGHAAELLRVLGDDALAVEADVLAREVRAAIEAHAVVEHPEYGRIYAYETDGLGHHVLMDDANVPSLLAAPYLGYVPADDPTYVNTRRFVLGADNPYFARGRCAHGVGSPHTPAGYVWPIGLAMAGLTAATATERLAAVDMLVTTTAGTDLMHESFHPDDPAQFTRPWFGWANGLYAELVLATLDTAG
- a CDS encoding ATP-binding protein; translated protein: MTTPATPSLPWFDALPDPALLVDLADAGWVRHANAAAVRHFGPLQPGQPLAALWPDLAAVLTRDTSTTTIRLRGGGPWAWVDVRTFPVGDLLALQLTDATALHTAETRSAALYDLAVALSRALTAPEAAGVVLRQGLAATRASSGTVFMLDEDTTELTLLGYVGYDETYMRGWQRVTTATPSLLWEVIRDRTPRVQTAAEVDARYAALGVRRTTPVSVIAAIPLIFGDRVLGVVSFGFGEQDQVSGPERLFVLALAENLAQALMRARLFEQERRAREDAAQFAELTAALAAARTPADVARVIARTGGPALGAAQARVWQLDTARGDLARLGAAVPGTDRRLEVNQPVADAECVRIQAALFRSGDEVHEAGTAAVAALPLHAGERVLGALTYRWASDQPFDAAQRSLLLAVAGQCAAALDRLQLASVEREQAHLLDLAQDAVITRTPAGVVTSWNVAAQALYGHARQDALGQPLHDLLHPRVHGPGPAVDDALHAHGVWAGELVHTTRDGHEVIVASQQNLRRDEHGAPVAILQIDRNVTDQRASQEALQVSEARYRALIEATNQYVWTNSAQGEMTGDQPGWSRLTGQTPADYHGFGWADRLHPDDRAHAVQAWQDAVLTRSPYQVEQRVQVPDGTYRSFLVRAVPLLDAAGTLSEWVGLHTDITELRRAEAELRAWSGELEQRVQHRTRELHAANEELSAFAYTASHDLRAPLRHISGFASMLRRSLHADEKALRYVDIIEGATARMEALIDALLVLARSGSAELRTAPVDLAAVVSAVQAELAADPQQPAVHWQIGALPVVQADAGLLRQVLVNLLSNAVKFSRHRERPTVEVWAEVRPAAVIVTVRDNGAGFDPRYATKLFGVFQRLHHVDEFEGTGIGLANVKRIVEKHGGQVWAEGHPDQGASFSFSLPHRPASGTGSGA